Proteins encoded within one genomic window of Candidatus Binatia bacterium:
- a CDS encoding nitrogen regulatory protein P-II gives MKKIEAIIKPFKLDEVKEALAAEGVRGMTVSEVKGFGRQRGHTELYRGAEYVVDFLPKVKIEVLVPEEKVAGVVSAIQKAAATGRIGDGKIFVLDVEEAIRIRTGERGIEAL, from the coding sequence ATGAAAAAGATCGAGGCCATCATCAAGCCCTTCAAGCTCGACGAGGTGAAGGAAGCCCTCGCGGCCGAAGGGGTGCGGGGGATGACCGTGAGCGAAGTCAAGGGGTTCGGGCGCCAGCGAGGGCACACCGAGCTTTACCGCGGTGCCGAGTACGTCGTGGACTTCCTGCCCAAGGTGAAAATCGAGGTCCTCGTGCCGGAAGAAAAAGTGGCGGGCGTGGTCTCGGCCATCCAGAAGGCGGCCGCGACGGGGCGGATCGGGGACGGGAAGATTTTCGTCCTGGACGTCGAAGAAGCCATCCGCATCCGGACTGGGGAACGCGGGATCGAAGCCCTTTGA